One genomic window of Corynebacterium diphtheriae includes the following:
- a CDS encoding inositol monophosphatase family protein encodes MAKTGLKEHIVEQLSVRVDSLREYAELAAIAAEVACQASDHIRRTMRELGDVTAGMETKSSDVDPVTIVDKAAEHFIADALSHLRPGDGLLGEEGAESSSSTGITWIVDPIDGTVNFIYGIPQYAVSVAACIGENVVAGAVINVATSDLYVAACGSGAFVLRSYSDALKSIEASKCSDLQHALIATGFSYSSPRREDQAKLLVSLLPNVRDIRRFGSAALDLCAVAEGCFDGYYEHGLNAWDFAAGALIAQEAGAKIKQPELKLASSAGALLLASSSPIFRELELQFYPFDMRK; translated from the coding sequence ATGGCTAAAACAGGCTTGAAAGAACACATAGTGGAGCAACTCTCTGTAAGAGTGGATTCTTTACGTGAGTATGCAGAATTGGCAGCGATAGCGGCAGAAGTGGCGTGTCAGGCATCAGATCACATTAGGCGCACAATGAGAGAGCTTGGCGACGTTACCGCCGGAATGGAAACGAAATCATCTGATGTAGATCCCGTCACGATCGTTGATAAGGCTGCTGAGCATTTTATCGCTGATGCATTGTCACACTTGCGACCAGGTGATGGGTTGTTAGGGGAAGAAGGAGCAGAATCTTCAAGCAGCACTGGAATAACATGGATAGTTGATCCTATTGATGGGACCGTGAATTTTATCTATGGAATTCCGCAATACGCGGTTTCGGTTGCGGCGTGTATAGGCGAGAACGTCGTGGCAGGCGCTGTGATTAATGTTGCAACTAGCGATCTTTATGTTGCGGCATGTGGTAGCGGAGCTTTCGTTTTGAGGAGTTATTCTGATGCGCTCAAATCCATTGAGGCTTCAAAGTGTTCAGATCTACAACACGCCTTGATCGCTACCGGATTTTCGTACTCTTCTCCGCGTCGAGAAGATCAAGCTAAGTTACTGGTTAGTCTTTTGCCCAACGTGAGAGACATACGCAGATTTGGTAGTGCTGCTTTGGATCTTTGCGCTGTGGCTGAAGGGTGTTTTGATGGATACTACGAACACGGCCTTAATGCTTGGGATTTTGCTGCGGGTGCGTTAATCGCTCAAGAAGCGGGTGCCAAAATAAAGCAGCCAGAGCTTAAATTGGCTTCTTCGGCGGGGGCACTACTTTTGGCTAGTTCATCGCCAATATTTCGTGAACTTGAACTGCAATTTTATCCATTTGACATGCGGAAATAA
- the ppgK gene encoding polyphosphate--glucose phosphotransferase: MIRMENIGFGIDVGGSGIKGARVNLDTGEFVGDRIKILTPKPATPDAVAETIKRILDQAEWEGPVGITLPSVIHEQRALTAANIDPSWIDVDVNELFARHLGDTEVSVLNDADAAGLAEAQFGDPIAREGSVILLTFGTGIGSAFLVNGTLFPNTELGHMLVDGEEAEKIASSAAKDRDEIGYGKWAKRVSKVLNEYERLFWPSAFIVGGGISRKAEKWVPRLTVNTKVVPAQLRNTAGIVGAAMAASQNLHP, from the coding sequence ATGATCCGCATGGAAAACATCGGATTCGGTATCGACGTTGGCGGCTCTGGTATCAAGGGAGCGCGCGTGAATCTAGACACAGGAGAATTTGTAGGAGATCGTATCAAGATTCTTACTCCTAAACCTGCAACCCCCGATGCAGTCGCCGAAACAATCAAACGCATCCTCGATCAAGCCGAATGGGAAGGGCCTGTCGGCATTACTCTACCTTCCGTCATTCACGAACAACGAGCCCTCACCGCCGCCAATATCGACCCATCGTGGATTGATGTAGACGTAAATGAGCTATTTGCTCGGCACTTAGGCGACACCGAAGTTTCGGTTCTCAATGACGCCGACGCTGCGGGATTGGCAGAAGCCCAATTTGGCGATCCCATTGCACGTGAAGGAAGTGTAATCCTTCTAACCTTTGGTACAGGTATAGGTTCAGCATTCTTAGTCAACGGTACGTTGTTTCCCAACACTGAACTGGGCCACATGCTTGTAGATGGCGAAGAAGCAGAAAAAATCGCATCGTCTGCAGCCAAAGATCGCGATGAAATTGGATACGGAAAGTGGGCTAAGCGCGTATCGAAGGTGCTCAACGAATATGAGCGGCTCTTTTGGCCATCAGCTTTTATCGTCGGTGGTGGCATCTCCCGTAAAGCTGAAAAGTGGGTACCTCGTCTCACCGTTAACACCAAGGTTGTCCCAGCCCAGCTAAGAAACACCGCTGGAATCGTAGGAGCTGCCATGGCAGCATCCCAAAATCTTCACCCCTAA
- a CDS encoding RNA polymerase sigma factor has product MAATENSESSATATAEGTASSGQGLANAGEASSATVKKAAKKTAAKKTARKVARKVTAVKVAATPTVTSSAESATAEPAIELPSSEPVKKAAKKTAKKTAKKVAKKAAKKTAKKTTAKKSTRKSAKKVAAPVPEEATQSSEESEDELESLAGEDSDEDYDPHLDEFDDDDEMHTDELGEDDSSDDDSDEDEGSSVWDEDESAALRQARKDAELSASADSVRAYLKQIGKVALLNAEQEVSLAKRIEAGLYATYRMEQMEEAFNNGDKEAKLTPAVKRDLRAIARDGRKAKNHLLEANLRLVVSLAKRYTGRGMAFLDLIQEGNLGLIRAVEKFDYTKGYKFSTYATWWIRQAITRAMADQARTIRIPVHMVEVINKLGRIQRELLQDLGREPTPQELAKEMDITEEKVLEIQQYAREPISLDQTIGDEGDSQLGDFIEDSEAVIAVDAVSFTLLQDQLQDVLHTLSEREAGVVKLRFGLTDGMPRTLDEIGQVYGVTRERIRQIESKTMSKLRHPSRSQVLRDYLD; this is encoded by the coding sequence GTGGCAGCCACTGAGAATTCAGAATCTTCCGCAACGGCAACCGCTGAAGGCACAGCGTCTTCAGGACAAGGCTTGGCGAATGCTGGCGAGGCATCCTCTGCCACTGTAAAAAAGGCAGCCAAGAAGACCGCTGCCAAGAAAACCGCACGCAAGGTTGCCCGCAAAGTTACTGCAGTTAAAGTAGCTGCAACACCAACAGTAACAAGCTCTGCTGAATCAGCTACAGCCGAGCCAGCAATTGAGTTGCCTTCATCTGAGCCAGTCAAAAAAGCTGCTAAAAAAACGGCCAAGAAAACGGCTAAGAAGGTCGCTAAAAAGGCAGCAAAGAAAACTGCCAAGAAAACGACAGCAAAGAAGAGCACTCGCAAATCCGCTAAAAAAGTTGCTGCTCCAGTTCCTGAAGAAGCGACCCAATCCAGCGAAGAGTCCGAGGACGAGCTCGAATCGCTAGCTGGCGAAGATTCAGATGAAGATTATGATCCGCATCTGGATGAATTTGACGACGACGATGAGATGCACACCGACGAGCTCGGAGAAGATGACTCTTCCGATGATGATTCAGATGAGGATGAGGGTTCTTCAGTCTGGGATGAGGACGAGTCGGCGGCATTACGTCAGGCACGTAAAGATGCGGAGCTTTCTGCGTCTGCAGACTCCGTTCGCGCATATTTGAAACAAATCGGCAAGGTAGCCTTGCTGAATGCCGAGCAAGAAGTTTCTTTGGCTAAGCGTATCGAGGCAGGCCTCTATGCCACTTACCGCATGGAGCAAATGGAAGAAGCGTTTAATAACGGGGATAAGGAAGCAAAACTTACTCCAGCTGTCAAACGCGACCTTCGTGCAATTGCAAGAGACGGACGCAAAGCCAAAAATCATCTACTAGAAGCAAACCTTCGTCTGGTTGTGTCACTCGCTAAGCGCTATACGGGCCGTGGCATGGCGTTCTTGGATTTGATTCAAGAGGGCAACTTGGGTCTTATTCGTGCTGTCGAAAAGTTTGATTACACCAAGGGCTACAAGTTCTCCACATACGCTACTTGGTGGATTCGCCAAGCAATCACGCGTGCGATGGCAGATCAGGCCCGCACCATCCGTATCCCGGTACACATGGTCGAAGTCATTAATAAGCTCGGACGGATTCAACGTGAGCTTCTTCAAGATCTCGGTCGCGAGCCTACCCCTCAAGAACTCGCTAAAGAGATGGATATCACTGAAGAAAAAGTCCTTGAGATTCAACAGTATGCTCGCGAGCCTATTTCTTTGGATCAAACCATCGGTGACGAGGGTGATAGTCAGCTCGGAGACTTTATTGAAGATTCTGAAGCTGTTATTGCAGTTGATGCCGTTTCGTTCACGTTGTTGCAGGATCAACTTCAAGATGTTCTCCATACGCTCTCCGAACGCGAAGCTGGCGTTGTCAAACTCCGCTTCGGACTTACAGATGGAATGCCAAGGACTTTAGACGAGATTGGCCAGGTCTATGGCGTTACTCGTGAACGTATTCGTCAGATTGAGTCCAAGACGATGTCAAAGCTGCGTCACCCATCTCGTTCACAGGTACTCCGAGATTATCTCGATTAA
- a CDS encoding DUF4190 domain-containing protein: MTTPNDSYPAGEPQFGNDLGSGGYPTAGYPTDLPIDEQLPMKNALAPWALGLAIVSVVVLLSIFGTIFAWIPAVISVILAIVSLIKLRKMPLGSEPRKGMTISALIIGLVVTIISVAVAILLVTVLKDTLGECASLETSEQQQECVNQKVNELNQNK; encoded by the coding sequence GTGACTACACCAAATGATTCTTACCCTGCTGGTGAACCACAATTTGGCAATGATCTAGGCAGTGGGGGCTATCCAACAGCGGGCTACCCAACTGATCTTCCAATAGACGAGCAGTTGCCAATGAAAAATGCTTTGGCCCCTTGGGCCCTGGGCTTGGCAATCGTTTCTGTCGTGGTACTTCTCAGTATTTTTGGTACTATTTTTGCTTGGATTCCAGCCGTCATTTCGGTCATTCTCGCGATTGTTTCTCTCATTAAACTTCGTAAAATGCCTCTGGGCAGCGAGCCCCGAAAAGGCATGACGATTTCTGCTCTCATTATTGGTTTGGTTGTTACCATCATTTCGGTAGCTGTAGCTATATTGCTGGTTACCGTATTGAAAGACACTCTCGGAGAATGTGCATCCCTAGAAACCTCTGAGCAGCAGCAAGAGTGTGTGAATCAAAAAGTCAATGAATTAAACCAAAACAAGTAA
- a CDS encoding DEAD/DEAH box helicase translates to MGLRAWQRKALTKYLMQAPKDFLAVATPGAGKTTFALRVATELMGNKTVDRVIVVVPTEHLKIQWAQSAARVGLSLDPHFKNSDAVNPQYDGVVVTYAQVSMHPFKHYAVATSKKTLVILDEIHHGGDAKSWGDGIREAYGDAERRLALTGTPFRSDDSTIPFVRYEEDGEGHLVSRSDHTYGYSDALADGVVRPVVFLAYSGEARWRTNAGEEFSARLGEPLNPEQTARAWKTALDPKGDWIPAVLQAAHTRLLQLRRSIPDAGGLVIATDTTTARAYAKILEKISSTPVTVVLSDEVGASKRIEDFSDNTDEWMVAVRMVSEGVDVPRLAVGVYATSASTPLFFAQAIGRFVRSRKKGETASVFLPSVPVLLDLAAKLENSRDHVLGKPDRPNEGWDDELLAQANREETEKDELRSYESIGAEAELDSLIYDGSSYGTGTFTGSDEEADYLGLPGLLDADQMRALLRKHQTEQLNARDEEAKKRQQLENEEREKRKKERESEVHDVASVKIPQLRKELNALVSITAGRTGRPHGAIHTEVRKKCGGPPTAMCSAEQLQARIDYLRRW, encoded by the coding sequence ATGGGACTACGCGCTTGGCAGCGAAAAGCGCTGACTAAGTATTTGATGCAAGCCCCCAAAGACTTTCTCGCTGTTGCTACGCCTGGAGCAGGCAAAACGACCTTCGCTTTGCGCGTGGCTACAGAGTTGATGGGGAACAAAACCGTAGATCGAGTTATTGTTGTAGTGCCCACTGAACATTTGAAGATTCAGTGGGCTCAATCGGCTGCTAGGGTAGGGCTTTCTCTAGATCCCCACTTTAAGAACTCTGACGCAGTCAACCCGCAATATGACGGCGTTGTGGTGACCTATGCCCAAGTTTCTATGCATCCCTTTAAACACTATGCTGTAGCGACTTCCAAAAAGACGCTGGTAATTTTGGATGAGATCCATCACGGAGGCGATGCAAAGAGCTGGGGTGACGGCATAAGAGAGGCATACGGAGACGCTGAACGTCGATTAGCGCTTACAGGTACGCCATTTCGTTCCGACGATTCTACGATTCCATTTGTCCGATACGAGGAGGACGGCGAAGGGCATCTTGTCTCGAGATCAGACCACACCTATGGATATTCAGATGCTCTTGCTGACGGCGTAGTTCGCCCAGTTGTATTCCTCGCGTATTCTGGCGAAGCTCGATGGCGGACGAACGCAGGCGAAGAATTCTCTGCACGACTAGGAGAGCCACTTAATCCAGAACAAACTGCTCGAGCGTGGAAGACTGCTCTCGATCCTAAAGGAGATTGGATACCTGCCGTATTGCAAGCTGCGCACACCCGGTTATTGCAGTTGCGACGGAGCATTCCCGATGCTGGCGGATTGGTTATAGCAACTGATACGACAACTGCTCGCGCGTATGCCAAGATCTTGGAAAAGATTTCGTCAACTCCAGTAACTGTCGTGCTTTCAGATGAAGTCGGAGCATCGAAACGAATTGAAGACTTTAGCGACAACACCGATGAATGGATGGTCGCAGTTCGTATGGTCTCGGAAGGTGTGGACGTACCTCGGCTAGCTGTCGGCGTTTACGCTACCTCTGCCTCAACTCCCTTGTTTTTTGCACAGGCAATCGGCCGATTCGTGCGTTCACGTAAAAAAGGAGAGACCGCCTCAGTATTCTTACCATCAGTTCCAGTGTTGTTAGATCTTGCGGCCAAATTGGAAAACTCCCGTGACCATGTACTCGGTAAACCGGATCGGCCTAACGAAGGATGGGATGATGAACTATTAGCGCAAGCAAATAGGGAAGAAACAGAAAAAGACGAGCTACGTTCTTACGAATCAATTGGTGCTGAAGCCGAGCTTGATTCGCTTATTTATGATGGTTCTTCTTACGGAACTGGTACATTTACGGGTTCTGATGAGGAGGCAGATTATCTTGGTCTCCCAGGACTGTTAGATGCAGATCAGATGCGAGCGCTATTACGTAAACATCAGACCGAGCAGCTCAATGCCCGAGACGAAGAAGCGAAAAAACGCCAGCAACTAGAAAATGAAGAAAGGGAGAAACGGAAAAAGGAACGCGAATCTGAAGTTCATGATGTCGCATCTGTGAAGATTCCACAATTGCGAAAAGAACTAAACGCCTTAGTCTCGATCACTGCAGGTCGCACGGGACGACCACATGGTGCAATTCATACAGAAGTGCGAAAAAAATGTGGTGGTCCCCCTACGGCAATGTGTTCTGCTGAGCAACTTCAAGCGCGTATCGATTATCTACGACGTTGGTAA
- a CDS encoding DUF3039 domain-containing protein has translation MSTSTKTIERPDIREETNTGDDTPKFFHYVKKDQIVDSAVSGRMVVALCGEAFPVTKQAKPGSPVCPDCERVYRGLRKK, from the coding sequence GTGAGTACTAGCACGAAAACTATCGAACGTCCTGACATAAGGGAAGAAACAAACACTGGAGATGACACTCCAAAGTTCTTCCATTATGTGAAGAAAGACCAGATCGTGGATTCGGCGGTGTCCGGTCGAATGGTAGTTGCTTTGTGCGGAGAGGCATTCCCCGTGACTAAGCAAGCAAAACCTGGATCACCTGTGTGTCCTGATTGCGAACGCGTGTATCGGGGACTGCGTAAAAAGTGA
- a CDS encoding DUF3099 domain-containing protein: MDEDSLTHAHTDFSHHSVDEVHISSGKRAFRRILGHRVELVTDASRGPEQDRHHREVVYAWLQGLRIPFLVASMATYMWLHNVVVSVILFVICIPLPWIAVVIANGVGEKRDPRKKAVYKPAVAREQAEYVALNQTNRRALDQKFSDCFDDTNPMVIDMDSD, from the coding sequence ATGGACGAGGACTCACTGACACATGCGCACACGGATTTTTCTCATCATTCTGTAGATGAAGTGCACATAAGTTCTGGCAAACGTGCTTTTCGACGTATCTTGGGTCATCGTGTCGAATTAGTCACGGATGCATCTCGTGGTCCAGAACAAGATCGACATCATCGCGAAGTCGTATATGCATGGCTGCAAGGGCTTCGCATCCCTTTTTTAGTCGCTTCGATGGCTACGTACATGTGGTTACATAACGTAGTCGTTTCAGTAATTTTATTTGTTATTTGTATTCCATTACCTTGGATCGCAGTCGTCATCGCTAACGGTGTGGGCGAGAAACGTGATCCTCGTAAAAAAGCCGTGTACAAACCTGCTGTAGCCCGTGAACAGGCAGAATATGTAGCACTCAATCAGACAAACCGTAGGGCTTTAGACCAGAAGTTCAGCGATTGTTTCGATGATACGAACCCAATGGTGATCGATATGGATTCCGATTAG
- a CDS encoding methyltransferase, which translates to MRTPLSSVSPQLVQRFHELGFTPSSIRNFLGRPGFAAISRGEPASVLYAMRENEDSDFHPLIATFILHRPVAAEALHRVLGGSLTDQLTGTGVLEIVDASKAYLTAKIDIRWLELEDDLFWVFSDTDASMIADHVPGKDHVLGVGAASLSLLVTTPRSPVNSVLDLGAGSGVQALGQLRHARSVTATDVHSRALDFAEATFAGAHFDVEILDGSWFEPIKNRKFDRIVANPPFVVGPPEIEHVYRDSGLDLDGATETVVRGAVDHLHSNGTAHLLGSWVHKNGESVASRVAEWIPSHGVIAWFLQRDTVDPIQYVNTWLRDESIDPRSEIGFKRTLSWLDHFSRAKVEAVGFGYVAIQRVDDSIPSEVYFEELTHQVDDYLGDEIEEFFVRVDWLREKDRDGIAQSQFYLRPGVAKESVSVTDIDSGMGFTHLKYRITRTEGPRWSHEVDEHIVSVIAGLHPEGLTLEDVATLYAVSNGLDDESFVDAIIDPVVALVRHGILLPAEITKGW; encoded by the coding sequence ATGCGTACCCCCTTAAGTTCCGTCTCACCTCAATTGGTTCAACGATTCCACGAGCTGGGTTTTACACCTTCGTCAATTCGAAATTTTCTTGGACGCCCAGGCTTTGCGGCAATCAGTAGAGGCGAACCGGCTTCTGTGCTCTATGCCATGAGAGAAAACGAAGACTCTGATTTCCATCCTTTGATCGCAACGTTTATTCTTCATCGCCCAGTGGCTGCCGAGGCATTGCATCGAGTTCTAGGTGGATCGTTAACCGATCAATTGACGGGAACTGGTGTTCTCGAAATTGTCGATGCATCGAAAGCGTATCTCACCGCAAAAATCGATATTCGTTGGCTTGAGCTTGAAGATGACCTATTTTGGGTATTTTCCGACACCGATGCTTCAATGATTGCCGACCATGTTCCTGGCAAGGATCATGTCCTCGGCGTTGGGGCGGCAAGTCTTTCACTACTAGTCACTACCCCGCGTTCACCAGTCAATTCTGTTTTGGACTTAGGAGCTGGTTCCGGTGTGCAGGCACTAGGACAATTGAGACATGCTCGATCAGTCACAGCAACCGATGTACATTCCCGAGCTCTCGATTTCGCGGAGGCTACGTTTGCTGGAGCGCATTTCGATGTAGAAATTCTCGATGGTTCTTGGTTCGAACCTATTAAGAATCGGAAGTTCGACCGCATCGTAGCCAACCCACCTTTTGTGGTAGGTCCACCCGAAATTGAGCATGTTTATCGGGACTCAGGTCTTGATTTAGATGGTGCAACGGAAACGGTGGTTCGTGGAGCAGTAGATCATCTTCATTCCAATGGCACGGCACACCTTTTGGGGTCATGGGTCCATAAAAATGGCGAGTCTGTTGCTTCGCGTGTCGCAGAGTGGATTCCCAGCCACGGCGTAATTGCTTGGTTTTTGCAGCGCGACACGGTGGATCCAATTCAATATGTCAATACTTGGTTACGTGACGAGTCTATCGATCCCCGCTCTGAAATTGGTTTTAAGCGAACTCTGTCATGGTTGGACCATTTTTCGAGAGCTAAAGTCGAAGCTGTGGGATTTGGCTATGTAGCCATCCAACGCGTCGATGATTCCATTCCTTCTGAAGTTTATTTTGAGGAGTTGACGCATCAGGTTGACGATTATCTCGGTGATGAGATTGAAGAGTTTTTTGTGCGTGTGGATTGGCTTCGTGAAAAAGACCGTGACGGCATCGCACAGTCACAGTTTTATCTACGGCCAGGGGTTGCGAAAGAATCCGTTTCAGTCACCGACATTGACTCTGGAATGGGATTTACACATCTCAAATATCGAATCACGCGGACTGAAGGTCCACGCTGGAGCCATGAGGTTGACGAACACATTGTTTCTGTCATCGCTGGATTACATCCTGAAGGCTTGACGCTTGAAGACGTCGCCA